GATCACTGGTTCTACCGGAGCTGGGCAATCTTTGCAGGCAACAACTCATTTTACCTGGAGAAATGATAATGTTTCAGCCTATAAAACTTTAACTCATCAACATGTAGATGAGATTTTGCAACAGCTGATTTCATTTAATAATAAAGAAGTAAACCTGAATTTTGTTCCATGGAGAGGAGATTTTGCAAGAGGAATTTTTACAAGTTCCACCATGAAGACAGATTTGACGTTGGAGGAAATAGAACAATGGTATCAGGATTTTTATGCGGAGGAGCCTTTCGTTACGGTAAGTAGCAGGGCAGTTGATTTAAAGCAGGTTGTCAATACCAATCGCTGTGTGATTCAGATCGAAAAGAGTGGAAATGTTGTCGTTATTCACTCAGCGATTGACAATTTGTTAAAAGGTGCTTCAGGGCAGGCAGTTCAGAATATGAATCTGGCCATGAACTGGGAAGAAAACGCAGGACTGAACCTGAAACCGATCGCATTCTAATTTATTAATAAGGTAGAAGGTTGCAGATGATAGGTTGCAGTAGTGCGAAGAATAACTTTTAGACCTGCAAACTTTCAACGATCAACCATCAAACTAACAACTAGCAACAAAAATGAATTTATTCAACGTATATCCATTATTCAATATAAATCCGGTTAAAGCTCAGGGATCTTTTCTTTGGGACGACAAAGGAGAAAAGTATCTTGATTTTTACGGAGGTCATGCTGTAATTTCTATTGGTCATAACCACCCACATTATCAGAACAAACTGAAAGATCAGCTGGAAAAAATATCTTTCTACTCAAACTCTGTTCAGAATGCATTGCAGACTGAATTAGCTGAGAAATTAGGGAAACTTTCAGGATATGAAGATTACAACCTTTTTTTATGTAATTCTGGGGCGGAAGCCAATGAAAACGCATTGAAGCTGGCTTCTTTTCACAATGGAAAAAGCAAGGTGCTTTATTTTTCCGGTTCATTCCATGGCAGAACTTCTGCAGCGGTTTCTGTGACAGATAATCCAAAAATTGTTGCTCCGGTTAACTTTTCTGAAAGATTTATCAAATCAGAATGGAATGATGTGCAGCAGCTTGAAGAAACCTTTGAGAAATTTGGAAGTGAAATTTCATCCGTAATCATCGAAGGAATTCAGGGAGTGGGAGGAATTATGATTCCTACACCGGAATTTTTATCTAAAATTAAAGAACTATGCGAAAAATATGATGCTGTTCTTATTTTGGATGAAGTACAGTCCGGATACGGAAGAAGCGGATATTTCTTTGCCCATCAGGAATTTGGTGTAGAAGCAGATATCATCACTACAGCAAAAGGAATGGGGAACGGATTTCCAGTGGGTGGAGTTTTGATTCATCCTAAGTTTCAGGCAAGCAACGGTTTGCTGGGAACTACATTTGGAGGAAATCATCTGGCTTGTGCAGCTTCCATTGCTGTTCTGGATGTTATGAAAGATGAAAATCTTATCGAAAATGCTCAGCAGATGGGTGAGTATATTGAAAATGAAATTAAAGATTTACCACATATTGAATCCATCCGAAGGAAAGGATTGATGATCGGAATAGAACTCGACAGAGACTGTTCGGAAGTAAGGAAAGAATTACTGTTCGGTCATCATATTTTCACTGGAAACTCGAATGATAAAACAGTACTTAGGATTCTTCCGGCGCTGAATATCAAAAAAGAGGAAACTGATCTTTTCATCAATGCTTTGAAAACAGTATTGGAAGGGATCTAAAGGATTAAAAACAAAATCTTTAAAATCAATTTTAAAATGAAAAAATTTACCTCTGTAAGTGATGTAGAAAACTTACAGGAAATCATAAAAAAAGCTTTACAGATAAAAGCAGATCCCCTTACCGAAACGGAAAAAGGAAAGGGAAAGACAATCGGACTTGTATTTTTAAATTCAAGTTTAAGAACCCGTCTGAGCAGTCAGATTGCAGCTCAAAATCTTGGTTTAAATGTTTTGACATTAAATGCAGCACAGGAAGCCTGGAATCTTGAATTTGCTGACGGAGCAGTGATGAACGGTGACACTGTAGAACATATCAAAGATGCCATCGAGGTTTTAAACCAATATTGCGATATCATTGCGGTACGTTGTTTTGCAGGGATGAAGAGCAAAGAAGATGATGTGAATGAAAGTATCTTAAGTCAGTTTGAAAAACATGCAAAAGTTCCTGTCATTTCATTAGAATCAGCAACCCGTCACCCGTTGCAAAGTCTGGCAGATTGTATCACCATTACAGAAAACTGGAAAAAAGACCACAAACCCAAAGTGGTGTTGACGTGGGCACCACATATCAAACCTATTGCCCATGCTGTTGGAAATTCCTTTGCAGAATGGATGCAGGAAATGGACGTTGAGTTAGTGATTGCAAACCCTGAGGGATATGATCTGGATAAAAACTTCACAAAAGATGTGAAAGTAATTCATGATCAGGATGAAGCGTTGAAAAATGCAGACTTTATTTATGTAAAAAACTGGTCTTCTTTTGATGATTATGCTGCAATGCCTGAAGTGGAAGGAGACTGGATGCTTACCAATGAAAAATTAGCCCATACCAATCAGGCTAAAGTAATGCACTGTCTTCCGGTTCGCCGTAATGTGGAGTTGAGTGATGAAGTAATGGATGGAGATCATTCTATCATCTACCAGCAGGCAAAAAACCGAATTTTCTCTGCCCAGGCTGTATTCAGTGAAATTTTAGATGAATTAAAAGCTTAAAATAATCCTTGTCAAGGTTCAAAACCTTAACAAGGATGAAAAAGGATCCCAAAAAGTTGACAAATGAAAGAAAAGTTATACATCATAAAAATTGGCGGAGCTTTGATCGATGATGAAGCATTATTAACCCAATTCTTAGAACAATTTTCTGAAATTCAGGAAAAGAAGATCCTTGTACACGGCGGAGGTAAATTGGCAACAATACTTGCTGATAAACTGGGAATCGAGCAGAAAATGATCAATGGAAGAAGGATTACGGATAAAGAGACATTGGATATTGTAACGATGGTGTATGCGGGAGGAATCAATAAAAATATTGTTGAAAAGCTTCAGCAGAAAAAATGTAATGCTATAGGCTTTTCCGGAGCAGATGGAAACTTAATCAAGGCTAAGAAAAGAGAGCATCCTGAAATCGATTTTGGATTTGTAGGGGATATCAGTAAGAAAAGTGTGAACAGGAAACTGGTTTCAAAACTCATGAAACTTAATCTTGTTCCGGTGTTTTCAGCGATCACCCACGATAGAAAAGGAAATCTTTTCAATACCAATGCGGATACCATTGCTTCTGTAATGGCGCAGGCTCTTTCCGAAAAATATGAAGTTGAACTGTTGTATTGTTTTGATAAAGAAGGAGTTTTGGAAGACGTAAACGATCCCGAATCAGTGATCAAAAGTGTTACTGAAGAAGATTTTACCACACTGAAAGAAGAGGGAAAACTTCATAAAGGGATTTTGCCTAAACTAGAAAATGCTCTGGGAGCCATAAAAAATAATGTAAATAAAGTGTTTTTGATCAAAGAAACAGAACTGAAAAATCATATAGAAAATCATCATGCAGGAACTGAAATCTGTTTATAATAAAGAAGAGCTATTGAATAATGCGGTCGGATTGCTTAAAAATTTGATTGAGATTCCTTCATTCAGCAAAGATGAGTTTAATACTTCGGTGGAAATTGAGAATTTCTTCAAAAAGCATCAGATTCCTACCAAACGTTTTAAAAATAACATCTGGGCGGTGAATAAACATTTTGATGTTTTTAAACCTTCCATTTTACTGAATACACATCATGATACAGTAAAACCTAACAAAGCTTACACGCTGGATCCGTTTGTTCCTATTGAAAAAGATGGAAAATTATTTGGATTGGGCAGTAATGATGCCGGAGCTTCTTTGGTTTCTATGGCGCAGGTTTTTTTACATTTTTATAATAAAGAAGATTTAAAATATAATTTAGTTATTGCTTTGACGGCAGAGGAGGAGATCTCAGGATTTGATGGGATAGAAGCTCTGTTTCCGCAGCTACCCAACGTAGAACTCGCCATTGTAGGAGAACCCACGCAGATGAATCTGGCGATTGCAGAAAAAGGACTTCTTGTGATTGATGGAGAAATGAAAGGTACTCCTTCTCATGCCGCTCATCCTAATGATGACAACTCGATTGTAAAATGTATGCAGGATTTGCAGAATATTCTTGTCTTTAAATTTCCAAAGGTTTCAGAATATCTGGGAGAGGTGAAAGTAACTTTATCCGGAATTCATGCAGGAGTACAGCATAACGTTGTTCCGGAATCATGCAGTTTCACACTGGATGTAAGAGTGACAGATGAATATTCTAATCAGGAAGCATTCGATATTATTCAGTCTCAGATGAAATCTACATTAACGGCAAGATCGTTCAGGCTAAATTCTTCAAAGATCGAAATGGATCACCCATTCGTAAAAGCAGGAATTGAAATCGGAAGGACAACTTACGGTTCACCTACCTCTTCAGACCAGGCGATTATTCCATGTACATCCGTGAAATTAGGACCTGGAGACAGTAGGCGCTCTCACACAGCAGATGAATTTATCTATATCCATGAAATAGAAGAAGGAATAGAAATCTACATCAGAATTTTAGAAAAAGTGTTATAAATAATGGAAGAATGAAGCGGGAAGATGGAAGTTATTATAGTTTGTAATTCGCTTCCAGCCTCAGCCTCAGGCTTCCAGCTCAATATATGTTTTGACTCCGCCCGGCAGGCATTGAAGTTTAATTTTTAATAAGATTTATGCAAAAAGAAAATTAGAAATGAAAGCTTTACATAAGGAAATGTTTTTTTATAGTTAATAGTAATAAGGATTGCCTTGCCGGGTATGTCAAAACCCATCAGTATTTTAAATCAGAATATTATGAAAAAAATATGGCAGAAGGATGACCTTGCCACCAATATATTAGTCAATAACTTTACAGTCGGTAAAGACCTTGACTTTGATGAACGTTTAGCGAAATATGACGTGAAAGGTTCTATGGCACATTGCAAAATGCTGGCAGAAACCGGAATTATCACTCAGGAAGAATCAGAGCAGATGTTATCTGTTTTGAATACTATTTTAAATAAAATTGAAGAAGGAAGTTTTGAAATTGATAAAGATGCTGAGGATATCCATTCTCAAGTAGAAGCTATTCTCATTGAAGAATTAGGAGATACAGGCAAGAAAATCCATACCGCAAGATCAAGAAATGATCAGGTTTTGCTGGATATAAAATTATATTTATTGGATGAGATCCGTGAAATTACAGCACTTACAGATGAATTTTTCCAGATTTTAATTCAACTGGCGGATCAGCATAAAAATGTTCTGCTTCCGGGATATACCCATCTGCAGATTGCAATGCCTTCATCATTTGGATTGTGGTTGGGAGCGTATGCAGAAGCACTTTTAGATGATGTGGAAATGCTGTTTTCTGTAAAGAATATCATCAATAAAAATCCACTGGGATCAGCTGCTGGCTATGGTTCATCTTTTCCGATCAATCGTGAAAGTACTACTTATAATCTGGGCTTCCAGTCGATGAATTATAATTCGGTATATGCTCAGATGACCCGTGGAAAGTCGGAGAAAATGTTATCAATGGCAATGGCAACTTTAGCAGGAACGCTCGGGAAGTTTGCTTATGACGTTTGTCTGTATCTGAGTCAGAATTTTGATTTCATTAGTTTTCCAAAGGAATTTACTACAGGAAGCAGCATTATGCCTCATAAAAAAAACCCGGATATCTTTGAGCTGGTTCGTGCACGATGTAACAGAATTCAGTCGCTTCCGAACGAATTGATTCTTTTGACAAACAATTTGCCATCAGGATATCACAGAGATGTACAGTTGACCAAAGAAATACTTTTCCCGGCGATAGATTCTTTAAAGGAATGTTTGGAAATTCTAAATTATACTTTACCGAATATTCAGGTAAAAGACGGAATTCTGGAAGATGAAAAATACAAATATCTGTTCAGCGTAGAAAAGATTAATGAAGAAGTGAAAAACGGAAGTTCATTCCGTGATGCTTATGTAAAAGTAGGGCAGGAAATTGAAAACAACGAGTTTGAATTTGAACCCGGAAACCTTGAACATACCCACCAGGGAAGTATCGGAAATCTTTGTCTGGATAAAATAGAATACCAGTTCAATAAACTGAAAAATAAATTATTGGGTTAGAATCTAAGCCATTAAGGTTCTTAAAACTTAGGCAATATCAGTAGAATTCTAAATTTTTTTTAGCCTGCTGTCTTTTCGTTGTGAACCTTAATCTTTAATAAATCTTACTTGCTTAAGTGATCTTAATGGCTGGATTGTAATTCCGCTCTTTGAATTTGATGATTGATTATCTTGAACCATTAAGGAAGATGAAGGTTTTAAGGTAAGTTAAGAAAATCTACGATTTTTTAGCCTCATAGTTTTAAAATTCGCCTGCGAATTCCTTAATTATTCTTCACCTCTTAAAAGCTCTTAATGGTTAAAAAAATACAGGGATTTTGCTCCAAGTCAATTTTGAACTGAGTAGATTGTTCAACTTGTGAAAATCTGCTGCATAAAATTTTATCGGAGATAAAATCTTTGCGCCTTACAGCATGAAGTTTATAAATTTATTTTGTGTCTTTGCGTTTTCTAACAAATAAGATATTAAAAATAAAATGTACTGGTAAGCGCAAACGCGCAAAATGAAGACGCAAGAAAATCAGAGATTTTCAGCAAGTAAAACCGGGATAATAATGAGTTTAAAATAAAAGAATTATTCCAGGTCAATTTTAAACTTGGTAGATTTTTTTACCTCATGAAGGACGATAGAACTGTGGTATTGCCCAATATTAGGAATGTTTGAAATAACATTAACCGCAAATTCGTTATAAGAATTGATGTCTTTGGCAATAATCTTCAGCATATAGTCATACTCTCCGGAAAGACTGATGATTTCCTGTACTTCATCATAGTTTCCAATATGTTTCTCAAAAGTCTCCAATACTTTCTTGGATTGTTCCTTAAGACGAACATTACAGTAGACTACAATATTTAAACCCAATTTTTCACGGTTTAAAAGCCCCACATATTTCTGGATGATACCCTGCTTCTCCAATTGTTTGATTCGCTCATACGTAGGAGTAAAGGTAAGACCTATCTTTTCGGAGATTTCTTTAACCGATAGTGTAGAGTCTTCCTGAATAATGCTGAGAATCATTTTGTCTTTTAAATCCATAGAATAAAGTTGTGCGTTAACAAAAATATTAATTTTAAATGAGAATAAGGAAAGACTGGAGTTTTTAATTTATTTTAAACATAATTTTTGTAGGTTCATAAAATTGTTATATCTTTGCACCTAATGAATAAAAAAGCATTTATATCATTAGATTTACCGGGCGAAAGCGCCCTTTACGATATTTATTGTTATTAAGCGAAGATTGTTGTCTTCGCTTTTTTTATGCCCAAAAATTAGAATTATGTTTACGATTACAGAACTAAGCACCGAGAGAATCAACAGTATACTGACAGAAGCAATGGCTTTTGCAAATGGTAAAACTGCCAAAATTGAAGGAGAAGTTTTTTGCTCAAACCTTTTCTTCGAAGACAGTACAAGAACGAAAACAAGTTTTGATCTTGCAGAAAGAAAACTGGGACTTCAGGTAGTACCTTTTGATGCATCGCACAGTTCAGTAAACAAAGGAGAGAGTCTTTATGACACCGTAAAGACGATTGAAAGTATAGGAGTAAATCTTGTGGTGATCCGTGATAAGAAAGACAGATACTTCGAGGAACTGAAAAATATTAAAATTCCGGTAATCAACGGAGGAGACGGTACAGGAAACCATCCTTCACAATGTATGCTGGATCTGATGACCATCTACCAGGAATTTGGAAAGTTCGAAGGACTGAAGGTAGGAATTGTCGGAGATGTAAAGCACAGCCGCGTTGCCAACTCAAATGCAGAAGCATTAAGAAGGTTAGGAGCTAAAGTATACTTCTCAGGACCAGAACAGTGGTTTGACGAAGGAGCTCTGATCAACGGAACATATATGTCAGTAGATGAACTAATCGCTGAAGTGGATGTTCTGATGTTATTAAGAATTCAACATGAAAGACATGATGATGCAATGAGTTTCACTGCCTCAGAATATCACAGAAGATATGGCCTGACTAAGGAAAGAGAACAAGCCATGAAAAAAGAAGCAATCATTATGCACCCAGCTCCAATTAATAGAGGAGTGGAAATAGACTCAGATCTTGTAGAATGCGAAAGATCAAGAGTTTTCAAACAAATGCAGAACGGAGTATTTGCAAGAATGGCTATTTTGAAAGAGGCGTTGGAAAGTAAAGGGTATACCTTTAAATAAGTGCCAAGGTAAAAGAGCCAGATTAAAAAGTAAGAAGTTGAAAATTAAAGAGCCCCGGAGGGGCGGCCTGTTAATAGCAATGGGAGAGAACCCCACAAAATAAAAGGATTTAAATAATCCGAGCCCTGTAAGGGCGACCTGCTAATTAAGATATAAGTAAAATAATAGAGATAAAAGTTTAAAATGAAGAAAAAATTAATACTGGAGTCCGGTGAAGTGTTTCATGGAGAAGGTTTCGGAGCAGAATTGGAAACTGCAGGAGAAGTAGTTTTCAATACCGGAATGACAGGGTATCAGGAATTGATTTCTGACCCATCGTATTGCGGTCAGATAGTTTGTATGACCTATCCGCTTATCGGAAATTATGGTATTAACCGTGATGATTATGAAAGTATTGAGCCGGCAATCAAAGGGCTTATCGTAAAAGAACTTTGCGATCTTCCTTCCAATTTCCGTACTCAGATTACTTTAGATGAATTATTTAAAAAGAAAAACCTTTCAGGAATTTCAGGAATCGACACCAGAAGACTAACCAGAGTTCTTCGTAACCATGGAGTGGTAAAAGGAAAAATAGTGAACGCTGATGCTGATGAAACGGCTGTAGCTTCTGAGTTGAAATCAACAACTTTCCCAACCAACCAGGTAGAGGAAGTTTCTACAAAAACCCCTTACGCTAACCCTAACAGAGGTTTCAAAGTAGTATTGGTAGACTTCGGTGCAAAACTGGGAATTATCAGAGAACTGTCTCAAAGAAACTGTGACATCATCGTGGTTTCTCAGGATACAACAGCAGAAGAAATCCTGTTGATGAATCCGGACGGAATCATGTTGTCAAATGGTCCTGGTGACCCGGAAGATGTGCCGCACGCTTTAGACATGATCAGAGGATTATTAGGAAAAGTTCCCATCTTCGGAATCTGTTTAGGACACCAATTGATCGGTCTTGCTTGTGGAGCAAAAACTTTCAAACTGAAATTCGGACACAGAGGAGGAAACCACCCGGTATTGGATCTGGAAAAAAATACAGTAGCTATTACTTCTCAAAACCATGGATATGCTGTAGATCAGGAAAGTTTAAAAGGAACAGATCTTATCGAAACGCACATCGCTTTGAATGACAGAACAAACGAAGGATTAAAACACAAAATCCACCCTTGTTTCTCAGTTCAGTATCACCCTGAAGCGAGCCCAGGCCCGGAAGATGCAAACTACCTGTTTGACGAATTCATTCAAATGATGGAGGACTTTAAAAAGTAAGATTATAGAACCAAGAGCCTAGAATCAAGATTTAAGACTTAAGAGAAAAAGGACATGCATAACTTTGAAAAATTACTTTTCTGGCAGAAATCAGTTGCATTGGCAAAACATGTATACATTATTTGTCCAGAGATCAGTAATGATGAAAAGTATGGATTAATTTCACAGATTAAAAGGTGTACTATTTCTATTCCGTCCAATATTGCTGAAGGTTCTGGAAGAAATAGCAATAAAGAGTTTAATCATTTTCTTGCTATCGCTTTAGGTTCTGCATTTGAATTGCAAACTCAATTGATTTTGGTAAAAGAGTTGAATCTTTTAGCTGAAGAAAAAGTAAATGTTTTACTCAATGAAGTTTCTGAAATTCAAAAAATGATTTACTCATTTAAAAATAATTTAAAATAAAGTCTGGAAATCTTGGCTATTGGCTCTAGGTTCTTGACTCTAATTAACAAAAAGAAAAATGGCAAAACGTACAGATATAAAAACAATTTTAGTAATCGGTTCAGGACCTATCATCATTGGTCAGGCAGCTGAATTTGATTACGCAGGAACGCAGGCTTGTCTGTCTCTGAAGGAAGAAGGCTACAAGGTAATTTTGATCAACTCAAACCCTGCAACGATCATGACCGATGTGGAAATCGCAGATAAAGTATACATCGAGCCGATTTCATTACAGTTTGTAAGCCACATCATCAGAAAAGAACGTCCGGATGCATTATTACCAACTTTGGGAGGTCAGACAGGACTGAACATGGCGGTAGAATTGGAAAAATCAGGAATTCTCGAAGAATGCAAAGTGGAAGTATTGGGAACAAAGCTTTCTGCCATCAACAGAGCAGAAGACAGAGACCTTTTCCGTGAGCTGATGAGAGAACTGAACGAGCCGGTACCGGAATCTGATATCGTCAATACGGTAGAAGGAGCACTGGCTTTCGCAAATGAGATCGGTTATCCTGTAATTGTTCGTCCTGCTTTTACAATGGGTGGTACCGGAGGAGGTATTGCTTCTACAGAAGCTGAATTGAAGGAAATTGCTGAATTAGGACTGAAACACAGCCCTGTTACACAGTGTTTGATTGAAAAATCAATCGCAGGTTTCAAAGAAATTGAATATGAAGTAATGCGTGATGCAAACGACAACGCCATTGTGGTTTGTAACATGGAAAATATTGATCCGGTAGGAGTTCACACAGGAGACTCTATCGTAGTAGCACCTTCTCAAACGCTTTCAGACAGAGAGTATCAATTATTGAGAAATGCTTCCCTGAAAATCATCAGAGCTTTAGGAATTGAAGGTGGATGTAACGTACAGTTGGCTTTAGACCCACATTCATTCGAATATTATATCATCGAGGTAAACCCTAGAGTTTCCCGTTCATCAGCGTTAGCAAGTAAAGCAACAGGATATCCGATTGCAAAGATTGCTGCAAAGATTGCTGTAGGATTGACTCTGGATGAAATTATGAACCCTGTAACAGGAAAAACATATGCATGTTTCGAGCCGGCTCTTGACTATGTGGTAACAAAATTCCCAAGATTCCCATTCGATAAATTTGAAACAGCAGACAGAAGACTTTCCACTCAGATGAAAGCAACTGGTGAAGTAATGGCGATCGGAAGAAACCTTGAAGAATCTTTACAGAAAGCAATCCGTTCATTAGAAACAGGAATCAAACATTTAGGATTAAAAACAAAACAAGCCCAGGCACTTACTGCTGAAGAAATTGAAAGAAGAATCAGAGTGTGTGATGATGAGAGGTTATTCATCATCG
The nucleotide sequence above comes from Chryseobacterium sp. 7. Encoded proteins:
- the argC gene encoding N-acetyl-gamma-glutamyl-phosphate reductase, with product MKKTVGIIGANGYTGSELIRLLAFHPHVTLSFLYSRSNSGTRISDLYPDLTTVCEMVLTDKSEDVDILFLCLPHKESQNWLTQNPVKDETLVIDLGNDFRLEGNFGNRNFIYGLPEINKKQLAGAKSIANPGCFATAIQLALLPLAKRKVLNEVFTTGITGSTGAGQSLQATTHFTWRNDNVSAYKTLTHQHVDEILQQLISFNNKEVNLNFVPWRGDFARGIFTSSTMKTDLTLEEIEQWYQDFYAEEPFVTVSSRAVDLKQVVNTNRCVIQIEKSGNVVVIHSAIDNLLKGASGQAVQNMNLAMNWEENAGLNLKPIAF
- a CDS encoding aspartate aminotransferase family protein, with product MNLFNVYPLFNINPVKAQGSFLWDDKGEKYLDFYGGHAVISIGHNHPHYQNKLKDQLEKISFYSNSVQNALQTELAEKLGKLSGYEDYNLFLCNSGAEANENALKLASFHNGKSKVLYFSGSFHGRTSAAVSVTDNPKIVAPVNFSERFIKSEWNDVQQLEETFEKFGSEISSVIIEGIQGVGGIMIPTPEFLSKIKELCEKYDAVLILDEVQSGYGRSGYFFAHQEFGVEADIITTAKGMGNGFPVGGVLIHPKFQASNGLLGTTFGGNHLACAASIAVLDVMKDENLIENAQQMGEYIENEIKDLPHIESIRRKGLMIGIELDRDCSEVRKELLFGHHIFTGNSNDKTVLRILPALNIKKEETDLFINALKTVLEGI
- a CDS encoding N-acetylornithine carbamoyltransferase, translated to MKKFTSVSDVENLQEIIKKALQIKADPLTETEKGKGKTIGLVFLNSSLRTRLSSQIAAQNLGLNVLTLNAAQEAWNLEFADGAVMNGDTVEHIKDAIEVLNQYCDIIAVRCFAGMKSKEDDVNESILSQFEKHAKVPVISLESATRHPLQSLADCITITENWKKDHKPKVVLTWAPHIKPIAHAVGNSFAEWMQEMDVELVIANPEGYDLDKNFTKDVKVIHDQDEALKNADFIYVKNWSSFDDYAAMPEVEGDWMLTNEKLAHTNQAKVMHCLPVRRNVELSDEVMDGDHSIIYQQAKNRIFSAQAVFSEILDELKA
- the argB gene encoding acetylglutamate kinase — its product is MKEKLYIIKIGGALIDDEALLTQFLEQFSEIQEKKILVHGGGKLATILADKLGIEQKMINGRRITDKETLDIVTMVYAGGINKNIVEKLQQKKCNAIGFSGADGNLIKAKKREHPEIDFGFVGDISKKSVNRKLVSKLMKLNLVPVFSAITHDRKGNLFNTNADTIASVMAQALSEKYEVELLYCFDKEGVLEDVNDPESVIKSVTEEDFTTLKEEGKLHKGILPKLENALGAIKNNVNKVFLIKETELKNHIENHHAGTEICL
- a CDS encoding M20 family metallo-hydrolase, giving the protein MQELKSVYNKEELLNNAVGLLKNLIEIPSFSKDEFNTSVEIENFFKKHQIPTKRFKNNIWAVNKHFDVFKPSILLNTHHDTVKPNKAYTLDPFVPIEKDGKLFGLGSNDAGASLVSMAQVFLHFYNKEDLKYNLVIALTAEEEISGFDGIEALFPQLPNVELAIVGEPTQMNLAIAEKGLLVIDGEMKGTPSHAAHPNDDNSIVKCMQDLQNILVFKFPKVSEYLGEVKVTLSGIHAGVQHNVVPESCSFTLDVRVTDEYSNQEAFDIIQSQMKSTLTARSFRLNSSKIEMDHPFVKAGIEIGRTTYGSPTSSDQAIIPCTSVKLGPGDSRRSHTADEFIYIHEIEEGIEIYIRILEKVL
- the argH gene encoding argininosuccinate lyase, producing MKKIWQKDDLATNILVNNFTVGKDLDFDERLAKYDVKGSMAHCKMLAETGIITQEESEQMLSVLNTILNKIEEGSFEIDKDAEDIHSQVEAILIEELGDTGKKIHTARSRNDQVLLDIKLYLLDEIREITALTDEFFQILIQLADQHKNVLLPGYTHLQIAMPSSFGLWLGAYAEALLDDVEMLFSVKNIINKNPLGSAAGYGSSFPINRESTTYNLGFQSMNYNSVYAQMTRGKSEKMLSMAMATLAGTLGKFAYDVCLYLSQNFDFISFPKEFTTGSSIMPHKKNPDIFELVRARCNRIQSLPNELILLTNNLPSGYHRDVQLTKEILFPAIDSLKECLEILNYTLPNIQVKDGILEDEKYKYLFSVEKINEEVKNGSSFRDAYVKVGQEIENNEFEFEPGNLEHTHQGSIGNLCLDKIEYQFNKLKNKLLG
- a CDS encoding Lrp/AsnC family transcriptional regulator, which gives rise to MDLKDKMILSIIQEDSTLSVKEISEKIGLTFTPTYERIKQLEKQGIIQKYVGLLNREKLGLNIVVYCNVRLKEQSKKVLETFEKHIGNYDEVQEIISLSGEYDYMLKIIAKDINSYNEFAVNVISNIPNIGQYHSSIVLHEVKKSTKFKIDLE
- a CDS encoding aspartate carbamoyltransferase catalytic subunit, giving the protein MFTITELSTERINSILTEAMAFANGKTAKIEGEVFCSNLFFEDSTRTKTSFDLAERKLGLQVVPFDASHSSVNKGESLYDTVKTIESIGVNLVVIRDKKDRYFEELKNIKIPVINGGDGTGNHPSQCMLDLMTIYQEFGKFEGLKVGIVGDVKHSRVANSNAEALRRLGAKVYFSGPEQWFDEGALINGTYMSVDELIAEVDVLMLLRIQHERHDDAMSFTASEYHRRYGLTKEREQAMKKEAIIMHPAPINRGVEIDSDLVECERSRVFKQMQNGVFARMAILKEALESKGYTFK
- a CDS encoding carbamoyl phosphate synthase small subunit: MKKKLILESGEVFHGEGFGAELETAGEVVFNTGMTGYQELISDPSYCGQIVCMTYPLIGNYGINRDDYESIEPAIKGLIVKELCDLPSNFRTQITLDELFKKKNLSGISGIDTRRLTRVLRNHGVVKGKIVNADADETAVASELKSTTFPTNQVEEVSTKTPYANPNRGFKVVLVDFGAKLGIIRELSQRNCDIIVVSQDTTAEEILLMNPDGIMLSNGPGDPEDVPHALDMIRGLLGKVPIFGICLGHQLIGLACGAKTFKLKFGHRGGNHPVLDLEKNTVAITSQNHGYAVDQESLKGTDLIETHIALNDRTNEGLKHKIHPCFSVQYHPEASPGPEDANYLFDEFIQMMEDFKK
- a CDS encoding four helix bundle protein; translation: MHNFEKLLFWQKSVALAKHVYIICPEISNDEKYGLISQIKRCTISIPSNIAEGSGRNSNKEFNHFLAIALGSAFELQTQLILVKELNLLAEEKVNVLLNEVSEIQKMIYSFKNNLK